CACTGAAGCTGTTGTTTTCGTTTCAGTTGCAACCAGTTTTAATGGTTTTGATAAAGATCCTGCAGCTGACGGGCTAAATGATGCACAAATTGCCACGGATCAGTTGAATAAGGCTTATCCTAAATCTTTTGAAGAACTTAAAAAAGTGCATGTGAAAGATTATCAGGGCTTTTTTAACCGCGTAAGTCTGAATTTGGGAAAAACTCTGGCTCCTGATTTACCAACCGACGAGCGTCTCAGAAGATATGCCGAAGGCAAAGAAGATAAGAACCTGGAAATACTGTATTTTCAGTATGGAAGGTATTTGCTGATAAGCAGTTCCCGGACTTCAAATGTTCCGGCAAATTTGCAGGGTATCTGGAATCCTTATATGCGCCCGCCCTGGAGCAGCAACTATACCACCAATATCAATGCCGAAGAAAATTACTGGCTTGCTGAAAACGCCAATCTTTCTGAGATGCACCTTCCTTTGCTGGGTTTTATCAGAAATCTTTCGGAAACAGGAAAAATAACGGCCAAAACATTTTATGGAGCAAATGGCTGGGTAACCTGTCACAATTCAGATATCTGGGCTATGACAAATCCTGTCGGCGGTTTTGGCGGGGGCGACCCGGTGTGGGCCAACTGGAATATGGGTGGTGCCTGGTTGAGCACTCATCTATGGGAACATTATTTGTTTACACAGGATAAGCAATTCCTGAAGGATCAATATGACGTCATGAAGGGTGCTGCCCAGTTCTGTCTCGATTGGCTGGTTGAGGACAAGGAGGGCAAGTTAATCACATCTCCTTCTACTTCTCCCGAAAATAAATTTGTTACGACGGCCGGGTATCATGGGGCTACGTTTTACGGCGGAACGGCGGATTTAGCAATGGCCAGGGCCTGCATGCAGCAGGTGATTGACGCATCGAAAATTTTAAACACTGATGCCGGTTTCCGCCAGAAACTTGAAAGCGCTGTTTCCCGTTTGCATCCATTTCAGATAGGAAAGAAGGGTAACCTGCAGGAATGGTATTATGATTGGGAAGATGAGGATCCCCATCACCGCCATCAGTCACATTTATTTGGATTGTTCCCGGGACATCAGATTAGTCCTTATACGACGCCAGATCTGGCCAATGCTTGTCGTAAAACCCTTGAAATTAAGGGTGATGAAACTACCGGCTGGTCAAAAGGATGGCGCATCAATCTTTGGGCACGGTTGGGTGACGGAAATCATGCCTATAAAATGTATCGTGAACTACTGAAATATGTTGACCCGGATGGAGTTAAAAACAGTACCCACAGAGGAGGCGGGACTTACCCGAATTTGTTTGATGCCCATCCACCTTTTCAGATAGATGGTAATTTTGGCGGCTCTGCTGCAGTAGCTGAGATGCTTGTCCAATCCTCCGAAAATGAGATCCGTTTACTGCCTGCTCTTCCGGCTGCTTGGGCTAATGGCAATGTTAAAGGAATTTGTGCCAGGGGTGGTTTTGAAATTTCCATGGAATGGACAAACCAGACCTTAAAGAAAATCACCTTAACCTCAAAACAGGGGGGGAATACTACTCTGATCAGC
The Bacteroidota bacterium genome window above contains:
- a CDS encoding glycoside hydrolase family 95 protein, translated to MKKVIILASCFLYILGEGIYAQSQNKLWYNQPARYFEESLVLGNGKMGATVFGGVGSDKIYLNDATLWSGEPVNANMNPEAYKNLPAVREALKNEDYQLADKLNRKLQGKYSESYAPLGTLYLDFKDNQDPKKYYRELNISDAVSKVEYEVNGIKYTREYFVSHPDHVMVIKLNSSKKGKLNFDIRFESLLKYKISPSGQTLQVKGYAPIQAKPGYLGNSSDAVVFDENRGTRFSTLIKVKNTDGTLSSTDSSLVLNNCTEAVVFVSVATSFNGFDKDPAADGLNDAQIATDQLNKAYPKSFEELKKVHVKDYQGFFNRVSLNLGKTLAPDLPTDERLRRYAEGKEDKNLEILYFQYGRYLLISSSRTSNVPANLQGIWNPYMRPPWSSNYTTNINAEENYWLAENANLSEMHLPLLGFIRNLSETGKITAKTFYGANGWVTCHNSDIWAMTNPVGGFGGGDPVWANWNMGGAWLSTHLWEHYLFTQDKQFLKDQYDVMKGAAQFCLDWLVEDKEGKLITSPSTSPENKFVTTAGYHGATFYGGTADLAMARACMQQVIDASKILNTDAGFRQKLESAVSRLHPFQIGKKGNLQEWYYDWEDEDPHHRHQSHLFGLFPGHQISPYTTPDLANACRKTLEIKGDETTGWSKGWRINLWARLGDGNHAYKMYRELLKYVDPDGVKNSTHRGGGTYPNLFDAHPPFQIDGNFGGSAAVAEMLVQSSENEIRLLPALPAAWANGNVKGICARGGFEISMEWTNQTLKKITLTSKQGGNTTLISGNKQKKVSLKKGQKMEIQW